AATTTAAAGTCAAcaactggggggaaaaaaacatgagttagaaatatatatattttttattgaaaTGCTTGTATTGTTATCTCTGAATGTTGCTCATCGAATTTTATCAAATGTTATACACATGATCCATACAAAATGTGCTCTTGAGCTGGTATATTGGACAAAGTCCTCCTCGGTCACATTTCCACTTGGTTAGCCAAGATGAATCCGCCATATTGTCCATCCGGACTAGGGAAGGTCTCCCTGATCCTTATCACACAGCAGCGTGGAATGGCAGGGTGTGTgtcggccggcgggacccccaacCTCCACGCCACGTATTGGCGGTAAGCGCAACGGCGTAGTGCGGCGGCGCTGGGTGGCGTCTGAGCGAGGGGTTCTCGATAGAGGAGCAGCGCCTCCAGCAAGGTGCGCTGGAGTAAGAGCTTGTCAAAAAGTGCAGACGCGGCCACGCAGGTGCCCTGGCTGCTGTGCCGGCAGCACAGCTCCTCCTGTGGGAAGGGCGAGGCGCTGCAACCGCCGCACATACACCAATTTGGAGGACTGGCGCAGTGTTTGGGGAACGCAGGAGGGGAGGACTGAGGGTCAGTGAGGAGGCAAACAGTGGCGGTCATGTGCCCAACGTCCTCCTGGCAGGACAAAGACGGGAAAAATTGTGTTGAAAGAAAAATATCTGGCCTAACGACATCGGAGCAAACCTAGTGCGAATTTGATATGTTGACCAGATGGGACATGATTAATATTCGATGATTTTTAATTTACCCGTCGTGCCTGAACACGAATGGTCTTGACGTCCTGTAAGCGTTTCTTATGAGACATTTTCACCAAACGAATGTCGTCCTCGTCCACGTACGACACGCAGAGGATGCACTGAAACGCACGAGAATCCGTAAACTCAACAGTATACTGCTTTAAATATCACATGACACGAGCATGTCAAACCTTCTTTTTGTCCGGGATGGACTCCACTTTCCTCTCGGAGTAGTTCCGTCCCGCCTCGgccacgcagcagctgcttctgatcacccagtCCATCAAAACTGTCGTCTGCAAGTACAGGTGATGGACAAAGTTGGAAGAAACGTCATCAAACTATAAGCAGTCATCCAAGGCGCCTTAAAATAATAAGAATCGGTCGATAAATATTGATACCGAGGGGTCCTACCAAAGCGTAGTAGGACAAGGTAGAGCCAATGTAGAGGATAAGCTGAATGATGCTGAACTTTCCCGCCTGGAAGAAAAATATACCTCATAAAAATGATGAAATAAATCGTTCATATGAGAAATAACAACAACTACGACCTGTCCAAAAACCATGATGTCAAAGCGGATGCCGTAAGCTTTGTAAAGAGTCCTCTCTTCCACGCCATTCACCGGCTTGTACCTTGCAAACCTGACATTCATTTGACAAACATGAATAATCAGGTTGAGGAATATTCGACTCTTGAAATGGTACCTGAAGCTAAAGCCAGGGTAGAGGGTCTTGTTGCTTTCCCTCTGGTCCAGACGTCGGAAGGAGTAGGCAGGTAGGCAGTGTCTGGTCAGATGGTCCAAATTGCAGTCCCATTTAATCTGGATGCCTATCACCCCCCCCTGTGGACCCCGATGAGCAAGTCAGTTGGCTGGCAAAACTCGTCGACAGCAAGTGAGCCTGGCCGGTTGACCATTATTGATAATGCTAGGTGCAAACAAGTTCGTGCTAAGTGTGAGCATGTTGGTACCAGATACAAATATGTTGATGCAAGCGTTGACCAGCGATCCTCTTCGTACCTCCACCGCCAAGGTTGAAAAGTTTTCCCCGGCCCGGTTGACGATGTCTCCCAGGGTGAAAATTGGACACAAAGAGTGgttcgcccgctgacatccacgCAGGTAGGATGCGTTCATCTCAGGTAAGATGTTCCTCCTACCAGGTAGACCACAACATACATGAAACCAGCAGACTACAGCATTCCCGTTTGATGGAGAAAAATATGCGTTAAAATATCACCTGATGAAGTTGAAGGCAGGAAATCGTATATTATTTTTGATAAGCACTGTGAACTTCTCAGCAGACGCTAGCAGAGCAGGCCTGCGCGGACACACGCGCACTTTTGTTAGCATGATACATAGCATTTAGCATGAAAGGCTAAATGTTTACTAGTGTGCACAATTGGCAAGCTAGCCCTATTTTGTTTAGTATGTTAGCGAGCACTTATTTACATCTTTAAATTGTCCATTTGGAAAACTAGCCAGCATGTTTACTATTGACCTATATGCTCACTACTGTATCCATTTAGCATGCTAGCTTATGTACTGACCTAGCTAGCCTACATGTAGCGCAGTGTGCACTGGTCATTTTAACATTGAACAGTGCTTACTGACAGGAAGTAGAAACTGCCCGTGTGTACCTTGGCGGCTTGCTTTTAGTTTCAACAGGGCACCAAGCCGCTACCTCACACGTTCTGTCCAATGCGTCGAACTTGATGCACGAGCCCGTCTGTATCCCTGGGCGAGGTCGCAAGGTGAGCTTTTGATAACGTCCATTTTTTATGGTGTCGCACGAACGAGGAAATGCAAAATACCATGGCTGTGCGGGTCCCAGGCTCCTTGCTTGCAGTCGTTGTGATGTTGGCACTGCCGGCCAATGGAAGGTGGCTGAGAGTCAAAATATTTGCTGTAAGATGAGTCGCCATGACAACACGTCATTATGATGAGGTACCTCAGCGCATTTTCCTTGCTTTTGGTGCTTGGTCACAATCATGTTGGTGACCACAAAGAAAGAGTTTTTGTCCTAAGATGACAACAGTCACAAATGAGGAAAACAATGAAGTATGTGTTCGAAAATGTTACGCAGAGGAGGCGCACAAGAATTCATTTGAAAGTTCACCTCCCTCAAAGACTTAGCAATATGAAATTTGGTAGGCCTGTCTATCATTTGGTTGAAGGTATCACAGAGACccaccaaaaataaaaagcatcaaGAACCCATGACCAGAGGCTCAAAGAAAGACATTAGCAACAACGTTCAAACGTTTGGGGGATCTCTGACCTGCAAGTAGCCGCTAAAGTCCGCTTCGTCCCAGATGACGGCCCCCTCACTGGGCAACTGCATTTGCGACACACCCTTCACCTTTGCGGTCACAGAGCTGACCACCTGATCAAATTGTTGGTACTTCCTGTTCCACAACATCAACAGGCTAACAAGAAAAACAACACTTATTACACACACATATTACCCACAAATGAGCATGCTACCACGTCTGCCCATTTAGCATGTCTAatattgtattttcattttgcATGCTAGCTCACACATTTTGCCCATTTAGCATTGTAATCTGTTTATAGCCTGCACATTTTGTCCATTTAGCTATTGTATGCATTCACATATTTAATAAAATCATTGAAGACAAAAGAAATCAAAATATGAATGCATagtacaaaattaaaaataagtaaatCGGGACACGTTCATTATTCACTTTATGAAGTCAAAGATGCGCGTGTTGGAAAAAAGTGATAGTTTTGTTCCCACGTGACGCCAACCAAACAgccaaaatttcaaaagatACGTTGGAAATGTTTCTATCAAATATGATTAAATAATATTCACGatgttttttaattaagtagGCTGAAAAGAGGATAGTGCGAAGTCACCATATGACAAGCAGCACCGTTGCGTTCAGGATCCACTTGAGCGTGCCAAGCGGGACGCTGTGGATGCGGACCAGCTTGGTAGTCTCGTAGCTGCACAGCGTGACCATCTTGTTGTTGATACCAACGTTCTTAGACCAGAACTAGAGTTTTTAGGCGTACGCCAGATTTCTTCCGCTCTGCGGTGTTGTGGACTGAGGCAGGTCACGTGGTCACGTTTGAGTGACAAACTGCAGCTGTGAAAAATTTATaacattttttgttctggtttttttttttgtacaagacCCCAACATCTACTTTATGAAATCATAAAGATACGCTAAATGCACAtgttgaaaaaaatgtaagtgAAAGTTTTCTTCCCACGTGACGCCAACCAGTCAAAAATTCAAAACAGAAAGTGCAGCTGTCACGTGGCCTCGTTTGAGCGACAAACttgatcatttttgttttgtttttttgtttttgtacaagcCCTTAACATTTGATGTTATTCCGTTTTTCTAACTTTCAAACATTTACAGGTTTGCTATCATGTCAACATGCATACAAAGTCCGAAAAGGGAGACGGTGAGGTAATAAAGTGGAGAAACAGTGACATCTAGAGGTCATTAGATATAATTACAACAACCGGCCTTCTGGTCCAATTGTATCTGCTGTACTTaactacaaataaaaaatattttgtctgcacaaaaaaatcaatataatCGATTAATAtgatatatatatgaatatatgaAATGTTTATAATGAGCTTTCAATAAACGTGTTCTaatctttttattttacaagAAAGCTTTCTTGAATTTGTCCTTGAAGATTTGGGGTAATTCTTTTCCACGCAGCGACTGCCCCACGCCGCCGCTCAGCATGATGGCAGCGTTGGCCTCGTCAAAAAGCGCATGGCCAACTTCTTTCTTTACGCGCTCGTGCCAGGCAAACAGCTTCGGACGCCCTGAGAACACGTCCACGCCACTGCTCACAGgctaaatacaataacaacacacaaatcaaatttcaaatcacagatttaaaaaaaaaggaggaaacaACGCTATTTTGCTATTGTAAAATAGGTAGCTAGTGTATTACTCAATTTACGTACTTAGAAAGTTGGTTAGTCACCTTGTGTGTAGTTAGTGGCTATTTAATTTGTTGTTTAATTTGCTAGTTTGTTAGCTAATTGTTTTGTATTGAGGTTCCGTCACCTGCATGAGCTCAGCTATAGCCACCAAGTCAGCCAGGGAGATGGAGGTGCCACACAAGAACAGGTTTTCACCAAGGAAACATTTTTCCAGCACATCCACAGACTGGCTCAGCTCCTCTACGGCAGATGACATCTTGTCCTTTGGGACCTCCTGGCCCATCACCAGTGGGTACAtgttctgacacacacacatttttccaAGTCCTAGTCAATCCCTctcttttaaaaatacaatccGAAATTCTAAGATTGCAGCCCCCAaatccaaaattttgtttttcctagAGATATGAATTTACTATCAAAAAGGTCTGAGCTGCTTGAGGACCACCTCCATGTAGTTTGTCGACGTGCCTGTACTGCCTCTAGTGGCCACGGTGCGCAGACTAGAAGCATCCACATCGGAATCGCTAATTCTCACAAAGAAAAACTAATATTACCTTCTTTTTAATGCCGTCTTTACTGTATGTTTGTATAAAGGACCATATTGCAGCTATATTCatgattttcatttttgtttgtttttcatgtaCATCGTTACTGACATAAAGTGGCAAAAATCAGCTCATATATAGTATGTACAATTTAGTGGTGAGAGGTACGCTGAGGTGAGTAGGGATGCCCTACCTTGAGCAGGAAAACCTTTGACCCGTGAGCTCGCAGATTCATCTGCTGCCAGGACAAATATTCGTTTACTCGTGCCCGCTTCTGCAGGTCGGCCGGGTACCAGTGGTCAGGAAGGCTGCACGCATGCTTTTCAGCCAGGTACTGAAGGATGGCCacgctgaggaaaaaaaaaaaaaaaaatcaactttagCCACTCTAAACACTCCATCCTGATGAGGGAGCTGTTATGATCCAAGAGACCAGAAAATGGCCCATGCCTATGAAAATTCAAATCTTCATTTTCCCTTTTTATCCAAGTACCTTCAAACGGAGAAACCGTTTCGTTGTTCCCAAGGTTTTTATTTACCTCTCCGTCAGGACAAAGTCGCCGTCCTTCATTACCGGAACTTTCCTGATCGGGCTGATCTTTCCAAACTCTTCGCCATACTGCTCCCCTAgcagacacacacgcaaataATTCTGTAAACTTCGTGTCAAGATAGGTGTAGGTGCGCGTGCGCGTACCTTTGGCAAGGTCTACAAGCTTGAATTCAAAGGGAATAGAGTTGAGTCGAGCGAACATGAACAAAGAGCGGCAGGGCTGCGAGCGAAGGTCGAGATAAAATTCCATCTTGACTGACAGCACCGGAGCTGCTGGCGCAACCAGGTTTTGTAGGTTTTGGTAAACACGCCCCCTTTAACTGACCCCTTGGAGGCGCATACAGGGGAAAGGTCAATCAAGTCCACGTCGtactgaaacttttttttttcctatgctAACAAAACCTTGGGTGAAAT
This portion of the Syngnathus scovelli strain Florida chromosome 3, RoL_Ssco_1.2, whole genome shotgun sequence genome encodes:
- the LOC125994043 gene encoding P2X purinoceptor 4a isoform X3 → MLWNRKYQQFDQVVSSVTAKVKGVSQMQLPSEGAVIWDEADFSGYLQDKNSFFVVTNMIVTKHQKQGKCAEPPSIGRQCQHHNDCKQGAWDPHSHGIQTGSCIKFDALDRTCEVAAWCPVETKSKPPRPALLASAEKFTVLIKNNIRFPAFNFIRRNILPEMNASYLRGCQRANHSLCPIFTLGDIVNRAGENFSTLAVEGGVIGIQIKWDCNLDHLTRHCLPAYSFRRLDQRESNKTLYPGFSFRFARYKPVNGVEERTLYKAYGIRFDIMVFGQAGKFSIIQLILYIGSTLSYYALTTVLMDWVIRSSCCVAEAGRNYSERKVESIPDKKKCILCVSYVDEDDIRLVKMSHKKRLQDVKTIRVQARREDVGHMTATVCLLTDPQSSPPAFPKHCASPPNWCMCGGCSASPFPQEELCCRHSSQGTCVAASALFDKLLLQRTLLEALLLYREPLAQTPPSAAALRRCAYRQYVAWRLGVPPADTHPAIPRCCVIRIRETFPSPDGQYGGFILANQVEM
- the LOC125994043 gene encoding P2X purinoceptor 4a isoform X2, whose protein sequence is MVTLCSYETTKLVRIHSVPLGTLKWILNATVLLVICLLMLWNRKYQQFDQVVSSVTAKVKGVSQMQLPSEGAVIWDEADFSGYLQDKNSFFVVTNMIVTKHQKQGKCAEPPSIGRQCQHHNDCKQGAWDPHSHGIQTGSCIKFDALDRTCEVAAWCPVETKSKPPRPALLASAEKFTVLIKNNIRFPAFNFIRRNILPEMNASYLRGCQRANHSLCPIFTLGDIVNRAGENFSTLAVEGGVIGIQIKWDCNLDHLTRHCLPAYSFRRLDQRESNKTLYPGFSFRFARYKPVNGVEERTLYKAYGIRFDIMVFGQAGKFSIIQLILYIGSTLSYYALTTVLMDWVIRSSCCVAEAGRNYSERKVESIPDKKKCILCVSYVDEDDIRLVKMSHKKRLQDVKTIRVQARREDVGHMTATVCLLTDPQSSPPAFPKHCASPPNWCMCGGCSASPFPQEELCCRHSSQGTCVAASALFDKLLLQRTLLEALLLYREPLAQTPPSAAALRRCAYRQYVAWRLGVPPADTHPAIPRCCVIRIRETFPSPDGQYGGFILANQVEM
- the LOC125994043 gene encoding P2X purinoceptor 4a isoform X1, translating into MVTLCSYETTKLVRIHSVPLGTLKWILNATVLLVICLLMLWNRKYQQFDQVVSSVTAKVKGVSQMQLPSEGAVIWDEADFSGYLQDKNSFFVVTNMIVTKHQKQGKCAEPPSIGRQCQHHNDCKQGAWDPHSHGIQTGSCIKFDALDRTCEVAAWCPVETKSKPPRPALLASAEKFTVLIKNNIRFPAFNFIRRNILPEMNASYLRGCQRANHSLCPIFTLGDIVNRAGENFSTLAVEGGVIGIQIKWDCNLDHLTRHCLPAYSFRRLDQRESNKTLYPGFSFRYHFKSRIFLNLIIHVCQMNVRFARYKPVNGVEERTLYKAYGIRFDIMVFGQAGKFSIIQLILYIGSTLSYYALTTVLMDWVIRSSCCVAEAGRNYSERKVESIPDKKKCILCVSYVDEDDIRLVKMSHKKRLQDVKTIRVQARREDVGHMTATVCLLTDPQSSPPAFPKHCASPPNWCMCGGCSASPFPQEELCCRHSSQGTCVAASALFDKLLLQRTLLEALLLYREPLAQTPPSAAALRRCAYRQYVAWRLGVPPADTHPAIPRCCVIRIRETFPSPDGQYGGFILANQVEM
- the gstt1a gene encoding glutathione S-transferase theta-1a, with translation MEFYLDLRSQPCRSLFMFARLNSIPFEFKLVDLAKGEQYGEEFGKISPIRKVPVMKDGDFVLTESVAILQYLAEKHACSLPDHWYPADLQKRARVNEYLSWQQMNLRAHGSKVFLLKNMYPLVMGQEVPKDKMSSAVEELSQSVDVLEKCFLGENLFLCGTSISLADLVAIAELMQPVSSGVDVFSGRPKLFAWHERVKKEVGHALFDEANAAIMLSGGVGQSLRGKELPQIFKDKFKKAFL